TGTATAAATTTTTGATCTCTAAGAGTTCTTTAAGTTTGGAGTTCGCTGTTTCTATTTCTTTGGAGAGAAGTGGAGTGTTTTGATATTTTGCACTTTGGATGACTTCGCTGATCTCACTAAAAAATCCGGGATGTCTTTCTCTGACCAAGAATAATAGGAGCACCATGATGCAAATAAGAGAAGCTCCCATGTCGAATAAATATTTGTTCTTTAGGAAGTAGGCTGTTCCTATCAGACTGTTTGCGAATACAGGTAAAAGTAGTACCAGCCATACTAATTTTAATTCGTATATTTCGTATCTTCTGCTGACCTTATGGTAGAGATAGAGGCAGAATAGGGAATATACAGAAACCTGGATGCTTGCGATAAAACTTCCTAAATGAGCCCAGTCGAGTCTGAATTCTTTGGCTCCTTGTATTACCTGGGCTTTTAGTTCCGAACTATCTTGCGAAAAGAAAATACATTCGAAAACGGTAAACAGTAGAACGGGAGAAAAATGTAGCGCGTAGCGGAGGGCCTTTTCTTTCGGACTTTCTTCTTCGGTTTCTAAGAATGAACGAATGTAGGTGTAGATCAGCGGGCCTACGGAAATTACGCTGGTATGTAGGAATATGAATAGATAAGGAAATTCTAATAGATCATCCTGTAGATACCAAGAATACCTAAGTAGAATAGTCCCTGTCAGGATCATGATGATTACCAGGATCCGATTTCCAGAACCCGGACGGATGATTTCCAAATAGGAGTATAGAAATGCGGCTCCGGTGCCGAACTGTAGGAATTTCAGGAAAAATATATGTAGGTATTCCATAGATTGGTTTTTTGGGCCGGATGCTATTTGATTTCTCATCCTATTTTCTGCCAAACAGATTTGAGAAGATCTGGCAAGCCAAATTATCTTTGGAATTTGTTGGAACTCCTACAAATTCCTTCCAGAAATACTCTTGAAAAAGTATGAATTTTCTGATAGAGCGAAAAGAGTCGCACCAGGGTACCACCAACCGGCCCCCTTCCGCAGCGACAATAGAAGCGAGGAAACGACTCCGAAGGAAGTCGGTGGCCGAAAGGCCAAAAAGAGTCGCACCAGGGTACCACCAACCGGCCCCCACCCAAAGAGGGTGGGGAGAACTACTGCCAAATCGCCTGTAGGAGTTCCTACACACGCTCGAAAACCCCTCTTGAAGGTCCGATCCGATAAGTTCGGCTATCCGAACCTATGGAGACGGTCGATCATCCAATTCAGATCTGTTATTATGCCTGCATGAATTCGGAAACATATCCTCTAGCAGTATTACAACTCAAGGGTTCCCAAGAAGAGATGGGAAGACAATTCGGTGAGATCATGAATGCGATCGGGCAATTTGAGCCGATCTTTGATTTTTATCCAGTGATGGCCCGCAATCTTTTACTAGGGAGTTTGCCTCGTAGCAATCGGAATTTTTTAGCGAAGGGAGCGACTTCTCTTCTGGTGAATTGGATGTCCAGAAGGATGAAGAAGCATAGGCCTTCCGAATTTTCAGCGAGAACGATTGCTGCCCTGACTGCGGCGGGCCGTTCTGCGAAATTGGAAAAGGAACTTTTTACTATGGATTCTTTTCAGAACTCTGTCGGGTTCTTGGGTGCGATCCAACTTCTTCCTGAGCTTGCGCATATGAGTCCGGGTAGAAACCCTCAAATGCTTCCTGCTTGTACGAGTGTGGCAGTCTGGGGAGAACAAAGTCAGGACGGTAAGTTATATCACGCTCGCAATTTCGATTTCCCCGGTGTGGAAGTTTGGGACAAACGTCCGATTGTCGTTTTTTGTACTCCTGAAAAAGGTTTACGTTATGGTTATATTGCATGTAGGGGTGCTGATGTTCCAGGGATCACCGCTTTTAATGAAGCTGGTCTGACCATTGCATTTCATACTCGCTTTCATAAAAAGATAGGCTTCAACGGTTTGGGTGTGATCGACTTCGGTCATAAGATCATTTCGGAAGCAAGATCTATCGAAGAAGCAGTAAGCATCGCTAAAAAGCATAAGATCAATTCTACTTGGGGGCTAATTGTCACTAATCATAAGGAGAAGGGCCCAAAGGCAGCGATTATCGAGACGAACTACGGGAATGTGGATGTGGTCTATCCTAATTTAGGAAAAGATCATATTGTGAATACGAATCATTACCAAAGTGAGAAGTTACAGGATGGAGAGATTATGGCGGCTCCTGTTTTCTATCATCATTGTATCAGCCGTTTTGATAGGGCGGAGCAGCTTCTTTCTTCTCAAAAAAAGAAGGGAACCAGTGTTGTGGATCTTCAGAACCTTCTGAACGATACGATTGACTGTTCCAGTGGGGAAGTTCGTACCATGGGGTCTACAATCCGCCAGATCACTTCCGTGAAATCAGTCGTGATGAGCGTAGAAGCCCGTAAAATTTTTGTCTCGGTGGGCACCGCTCCTACCGGTAGCGGTCCTTATATGGAAATTCCTATGGCCTGGGGAGAGCCTGGTTATAAGGTCTTAGATCTTTCGGATGCTAAAAAAGTAAAAGGGAAGAAACTTCCTAAATCCAAGAATCCTATGGTTGGTTCTGCGATCCAATATTATAAAAAAGCAATGCTTATCAATGACGACCCAGGTATGGGGGGAATCGATGATATTCTTGTGGAATTACAGAATGCGAATGCAGAATTTTCAGGCAAGGATCCTTCTATCCTATTCTTAGAAGCAATATTATATCTGGAAAAAGGGAATCTGAATAAGGCTTCGTTCTTACTGGAGCAAGCGGAAAGTTTGGAGACTTCTTCTTTCAGAAAGCAGCAAAGTGCATTGTGGCTGGCAAGGACTCAGTCCGTTTTGGGTAAACAAAAGATAGCAGATCATTTCTATGATAAGATCAAAAATTCTAAAACGGAGTTTGCTACTCAAGTTTGGAAACAGAAAGCGTTTCAAGACAAGGGGAAATATTCCGCGAGAAAGTTGAGACAGGTGTCTCCGAATTTTATCATCGTAGAAGCGAACGAGTTGTAAGACGATAGACTTCTTCTTCGGTATTTCCCGAAGAAGAAGTCTATCTTATTTAAGGACCTGCTACACAACGAGCGCGAACACTACTCGTATCCGACTTAGCATAACTATTCATTTGATAGATCATCTGTGCGTGGGCCAATGATGTCGCGTTATTGGCCGTGGTTCCCGTCCAAGCGATCGATGCTTGTGCACTATTGGGGAAAAGAGAAAGTGGAAGATTCCAACCGCCTATCGAGGGCTCTGAGATAAAATATGATTCTCTAACAGTCGGAAGTCGCCAATCTGTTCTTGAAGCGAAGTTTAGATTATTACAATAATCTAACGCTTGTTGCCAATTTAAGGCAGTTGCCGATCCAGTACATGTAGCGTCATCTGCCTGTCCGTATGCACATTTTTTGATCAGAAGTCCAGTATTGTCCTCTTGTAAGGTACCATCCCCCATATCTGTGAAACTTGCGTTCGGGACCTTGGGACCTGATACGCAGCGAACGGCAAAGTTTGTGGTTTCATCAATGGCACTTATGCTCCCGCTTGCATACAATAAGTATCTTCCTGGAAATGGCACCGCAGGTGTGGATGTCCAACCTCCGGCTGCCTGCAAGTTTGGAAAGTAGGTATCGGACAAGAATGTTATTTGGGAATGATCTCCGAATAAAATGGCCTCTCTGGCGCTAGGGAGTCTCCAGTTTCGTCCTGCGGTGGTTAAAGAATTACAATAAGCATTGGCTACTTTCCAATATGTATTGATACTCGAACCGATACAAGTGCTTCCATTCCAAATCATTCCGAATGGGCATCTTTGCCAAATCAGTTCGGAGCTTTCTTCCAGTATTGTTTCTCCGAAGTCGCGGATTTGTAATGAAAATGGGCCTGGAGTATTCGTAAATTCTGCATCTTCTCCCGTTCCAGTGCAGGCGCGCGTCGCTCCGCTAGTGTCGTAACAAGTGGCTTGGTTTGAGTCCGATAATTTAAAAGAGGAGCCCGGGGGAACGCTTGAAACACTTGTTAGAGCTAAAAGAACGGAAGTTTCCATATTATAATTTTTATGCTCTGGTTCACAGTTCCAAAGAGCTAAGGATACAAGGAGTAAAATACACAGGGTTTGGTGCTTTTTCATTTTATAAATTCCAATTTTAAAATATTCGTATTGCTTAATGTATCCTAAAGGAGGGACAGCCGGACAGAATAGGGGGAAAATCGGAGGATTTTCTTAAAAGATTGGAATTTTTACGTTATGCGAAAGACATTACCCAATTGGGGTATTAAGTTATTGTGAAATTCGCTAAAACAAAAGTTTAAAAAGTATTTTCGCTGGCGACCGATTCTCTTTCCATCCACATTCCGGAATCTTTGATTAGCTGGACTAGTCTTTCATCCGCTTCTTCGGATGGAACGTTTTTGAGTACGATTTCTTTCCCACGGTATAAATGCACTTTGCCTGGGCCGGCGCCCACGTAACCAAAATCTGCATCCGCCATTTCTCCAGGGCCGTTTACGATACAGCCCATAACTGCGATCTTGACCCCTTTTAGGTGACCTGTTTTTTCTTTGATACGTGCAGTTGTGGTTTGCAGATCGAATAGTGTTCTTCCGCAAGATGGACAGGAAATATATTCCGTTTTTGTAAGGCGTAGTCTAGTTGCCTGTAGGATATCAAATCCAAGTTGTAATACTGCTTCCGGTTCGCTATCGATCACCTTGATCCGCAGCATGTCTCCGATCCCGTCGGTCAGCATTCCACCTAGCCCTATCGAGGATTCATATAACGCAGTTTCCATGTCCGGATATTCTGCACTTAAGAAGATCGGATAATCAAAATCGCTAAGTATACGCGCTAATTTTCTGTAATCGTGAAGTATATGAAAGGTTTGGACCGAGAACGTTACCGATTCTATTCCTGCGTTCTTGAACTCTTCGGGTAATCCTTTGAGACTTTCGATCTGGTAGGCTTGGACGCTGAGTTCTGTGATCCCTTTGCCTTCTCTTTTATACAAAAAGTCTAATAAAGAATCCCTGTTTTGGAAATGGTGGAATGGATCCACAGTAACTTTAGGGAACGGGATCAGATCTTCTAATACATCTTCGAGTAATAATTCGTTTTGTTCTACGATGACTCCCATCGGAACAGAGGAAGATTTACTTGCAGTAATACATTCTTCTCTCAGGAATTCGTCGGCAGGAAGCGGCACGGAAACCGTTTCCAATTCCAAGGATCTGGATTTTGCATAATTTTTAAGTGAAGAAAGTGCCTGGGAAAATCCGCTTTCAGATTCAAAAGGCAGAACCGATTCAATACGCACTGCATGATTTTCTCCAAGAGGAAGAGTTCCTATATGGATCGGTCTGCTATAAAATCTTTGGTAGGAGTAAGGGTTCCTGAATTCGGAATATCCTTGGCTTTGAGTTTCCGGAAATCTGAGACGATTGTATTTGTCTGCAAGTAATCTTGCGACTGGAACTTCGTGGATTGGATCTTCCGTTAAGGAGACTCGGATCGTATCACCTAAGCCGTCTTCTAATAAGGAACCGATCCCGATTGCGGATTTGATCCTTCCGTCTTTTCCGTCTCCTGCTTCAGTCACCCCTAAATGTAATGGATAATCCATCTGCAGTTCCATGAAGCGACTGCATAATAATCTATATGCCTGGACCATTACTTGCGGATTCGAGGCTTTCATGCTAACTATAATATCTTTATAAGAAAGACTTTCAGCAATTCTGATAAACTCAATCGCTGACTCCACCATTCCTTGTGGAGTATCTCCGTACTTGTTCATGATACGATCGGATAAGGAACCATGATTGGTCCCTATTCTCATAGAAACTCCCAATTCTTTACAACGAAGTACTAATGGACTGAATACTTCAGAGATCCTTTCTAATTCTTCTTTATATTCAAGGTCGGTATAATCTCTGATTGCGAATTTTTTCTTATCGGCGAAGTTGCCTGGATTAATACGGACCTTCTCCACCCATTCTACGGATTTCATTGCAACACTTGGAGTAAAATGGATATCCGCTACGAGTGGGACCTTACTTCCCAATCTTTTGAGTTCTTTACGGATATTTGGCAAGTTATCCGCATCCGGTTGAGAGGGAACTGTCAATCGAACGATCTCACACCCAGCTGCTTCCAGTTCCAGAATTTGTCTGACTGAATTTTCAGTGTCTCTTGTGTCCGCAGTGATCATGGATTGTATGCGGATCGGATTATTCCCGCCGATGCCAATGTCTCCTACTTTTACCTCTCTGGTCCTGCGGCGTTGGTAAGAGAATGGAGAATGATTGTATCGGAAGTTCATGGGT
The Leptospira johnsonii DNA segment above includes these coding regions:
- a CDS encoding C45 family autoproteolytic acyltransferase/hydolase → METVDHPIQICYYACMNSETYPLAVLQLKGSQEEMGRQFGEIMNAIGQFEPIFDFYPVMARNLLLGSLPRSNRNFLAKGATSLLVNWMSRRMKKHRPSEFSARTIAALTAAGRSAKLEKELFTMDSFQNSVGFLGAIQLLPELAHMSPGRNPQMLPACTSVAVWGEQSQDGKLYHARNFDFPGVEVWDKRPIVVFCTPEKGLRYGYIACRGADVPGITAFNEAGLTIAFHTRFHKKIGFNGLGVIDFGHKIISEARSIEEAVSIAKKHKINSTWGLIVTNHKEKGPKAAIIETNYGNVDVVYPNLGKDHIVNTNHYQSEKLQDGEIMAAPVFYHHCISRFDRAEQLLSSQKKKGTSVVDLQNLLNDTIDCSSGEVRTMGSTIRQITSVKSVVMSVEARKIFVSVGTAPTGSGPYMEIPMAWGEPGYKVLDLSDAKKVKGKKLPKSKNPMVGSAIQYYKKAMLINDDPGMGGIDDILVELQNANAEFSGKDPSILFLEAILYLEKGNLNKASFLLEQAESLETSSFRKQQSALWLARTQSVLGKQKIADHFYDKIKNSKTEFATQVWKQKAFQDKGKYSARKLRQVSPNFIIVEANEL
- a CDS encoding AraC family transcriptional regulator; the encoded protein is MEYLHIFFLKFLQFGTGAAFLYSYLEIIRPGSGNRILVIIMILTGTILLRYSWYLQDDLLEFPYLFIFLHTSVISVGPLIYTYIRSFLETEEESPKEKALRYALHFSPVLLFTVFECIFFSQDSSELKAQVIQGAKEFRLDWAHLGSFIASIQVSVYSLFCLYLYHKVSRRYEIYELKLVWLVLLLPVFANSLIGTAYFLKNKYLFDMGASLICIMVLLLFLVRERHPGFFSEISEVIQSAKYQNTPLLSKEIETANSKLKELLEIKNLYRDSELRLVDLAAELGLNLHQTSRYLNEVHKMNFYELINRYRVQEACKRLTEEADSSVLDIAFAVGFNSKSTFHSQFVKFMGMSPALYRKQKGTSKP
- a CDS encoding DUF1566 domain-containing protein; amino-acid sequence: MKKHQTLCILLLVSLALWNCEPEHKNYNMETSVLLALTSVSSVPPGSSFKLSDSNQATCYDTSGATRACTGTGEDAEFTNTPGPFSLQIRDFGETILEESSELIWQRCPFGMIWNGSTCIGSSINTYWKVANAYCNSLTTAGRNWRLPSAREAILFGDHSQITFLSDTYFPNLQAAGGWTSTPAVPFPGRYLLYASGSISAIDETTNFAVRCVSGPKVPNASFTDMGDGTLQEDNTGLLIKKCAYGQADDATCTGSATALNWQQALDYCNNLNFASRTDWRLPTVRESYFISEPSIGGWNLPLSLFPNSAQASIAWTGTTANNATSLAHAQMIYQMNSYAKSDTSSVRARCVAGP
- the ispG gene encoding (E)-4-hydroxy-3-methylbut-2-enyl-diphosphate synthase — encoded protein: MNFRYNHSPFSYQRRRTREVKVGDIGIGGNNPIRIQSMITADTRDTENSVRQILELEAAGCEIVRLTVPSQPDADNLPNIRKELKRLGSKVPLVADIHFTPSVAMKSVEWVEKVRINPGNFADKKKFAIRDYTDLEYKEELERISEVFSPLVLRCKELGVSMRIGTNHGSLSDRIMNKYGDTPQGMVESAIEFIRIAESLSYKDIIVSMKASNPQVMVQAYRLLCSRFMELQMDYPLHLGVTEAGDGKDGRIKSAIGIGSLLEDGLGDTIRVSLTEDPIHEVPVARLLADKYNRLRFPETQSQGYSEFRNPYSYQRFYSRPIHIGTLPLGENHAVRIESVLPFESESGFSQALSSLKNYAKSRSLELETVSVPLPADEFLREECITASKSSSVPMGVIVEQNELLLEDVLEDLIPFPKVTVDPFHHFQNRDSLLDFLYKREGKGITELSVQAYQIESLKGLPEEFKNAGIESVTFSVQTFHILHDYRKLARILSDFDYPIFLSAEYPDMETALYESSIGLGGMLTDGIGDMLRIKVIDSEPEAVLQLGFDILQATRLRLTKTEYISCPSCGRTLFDLQTTTARIKEKTGHLKGVKIAVMGCIVNGPGEMADADFGYVGAGPGKVHLYRGKEIVLKNVPSEEADERLVQLIKDSGMWMERESVASENTF